A region of the Cupriavidus taiwanensis genome:
AAGGCGCCCGCGCCTGAGCGGGCCACGCCGCACGCCGGCGACAAATCCTGCAGAGAGGCCAGCGCCAGCGCTGGCCTTTTGTCATTCCTCGCGCCCCAGCCGGTGCATGGCTTCGCGCAGCGTGCGCATCTGCGCGCTGAAGCGGGTGCAGGCATCGCAGATGGCCAGGTGCGAGCGCACGCGCAGCCGCTCGCCCCACGACAGCGGCAGGTCCAGGCTCTTCATGGTCAGGTGGTGGACCTCTTCGCAATCCGGCAGCAGCCGGCGCGGCGGGCGGGAGGGTGGGGTTTCCGGCATCTTTGTCCGTGACGGTTC
Encoded here:
- a CDS encoding zf-HC2 domain-containing protein produces the protein MPETPPSRPPRRLLPDCEEVHHLTMKSLDLPLSWGERLRVRSHLAICDACTRFSAQMRTLREAMHRLGREE